From the bacterium genome, the window CCAAACCTCGTGCCCAATCGGTAAGCAGTCCCCGGCCATACGTAAAGACACTTTACGGTTGCACGTGATTCGGATCGCGGTTGGCGGGTGCGCTGGACACCCGTGGGGACGAATGCTATAAGCGGGCGGGTCCGGCCGTGCTCGAAAAAGGAGACATCACGATGGCCCAGCCGCGAGTAAGAATGTACACCCTGAGCACCTGCCACCACTGCAAGGCGGCGAAGAAGTTCCTCACCGGCTGCGGCGTGGCCTTCGAATTCACCGACGTCGATCTGCTCACCGGCGCTGAGCGCGAGGCGATCCTCGCCGAGGTGCGCCGCCTCAACCCGGAGTGCTCGTTCCCGACGATCGTCATCGGCGACCAGGTCGTCGTCGGCAACGACGAGGCGCGAATCAGGAAGGCGTTGGGGCTGTGATGGACCTCGTGCGCTTCCGCGAGATGGTCCGCCAGGCCCAGGAGCCGCAGGGCTACTTCTTCAACGCCGACGAGGCGCTCGTGACCGAGCTGCTCGAGGGGCTCGTCGCGAACCGGGAGCGCTACGGCTACATGTCCTGCCCCTGCCGTCTCGCCAGCGGCGTGCGCGAGAAGGACCGGGACATCATGTGCCCGTGCGTCTACCGCCCCGCCGACGTCATGGAGTACGGAAGCTGCTACTGCGGCCTGTACGTCTCGGCGGCGTTCAACGCGGGGGAGATTCCGCGCCGCCGCGTCCCCGAACGCCGCCCGCCTGACAAGTTCGTGTAGCGCGGGTCGCTGGGGAGGCCCTGGCGCGCCCCGGCGGCGTTGCTCCTCGCGTCGCTTGTGCGGCGCACCTCCAGTGCGCCTCCGCGCGCGCTCCTCGCTGCCTTGCCGGAACGCACCATGACCTCCTCATCGACTCGCGCAGCCGATTCTAGTCAGTCCCTCTGGCGGCTCCGAGAGGGAAGCGCGCGAGAATCGCGTCGGCGGCCTCCGCCGCGCCGTCCGTGAGGCGCTCGCTCGTCCGGCCGAGGGCGAGCAGTTCCGGAACGCGCCGGACCCACGCGCCCGAGGCCAAAGCCTGCGGCGGAATCCTCAGTCCCCGGGCGCGTTCGGTCACCCAGCGCGCAAGGACGGGCGATTCGCGGAAGCCGGCCCGCGGAATGAAGCCGTAGGGCACGCCGGCGCGCGTGGCCTCCGCAAGCGTGCTGTACCCGAGCTTGCCGACGACGCCATCCGCGGCCGCCACCAGGTCCGGGTGGTAGAGGCCGGAGCGGTGCGGCAGGACCACGACGTTGTCGATCCGCTGCCGTGCCGGGCCCCCGCCCGCGAGCACGAACTGCACCTGCGGCTGCGCCAGAAGCGGCATGAGCGCGAAACCGCCGTGCGGGACGCCGCCCATCGTGACCAGCACGAGCGGCCGGCGCGCGGGGACGCCGAGAGCGGCCCGCGTCGCGGCGCGGCCTGCGCGCGGACTGCGGCCGACGGGACCGATGTGCACCGC encodes:
- a CDS encoding glutaredoxin family protein is translated as MAQPRVRMYTLSTCHHCKAAKKFLTGCGVAFEFTDVDLLTGAEREAILAEVRRLNPECSFPTIVIGDQVVVGNDEARIRKALGL
- a CDS encoding ferredoxin-thioredoxin reductase catalytic domain-containing protein — encoded protein: MDLVRFREMVRQAQEPQGYFFNADEALVTELLEGLVANRERYGYMSCPCRLASGVREKDRDIMCPCVYRPADVMEYGSCYCGLYVSAAFNAGEIPRRRVPERRPPDKFV